CGCGACGGCTTCGTGAACGGCGAGGGCGCGGGCTTCCTGCTCCTGGAGTCGGAGGAGCACGCGCGGGCCCGGGGCGCGCGGATCTACTGCGAGGCCGCCGGCTGGGGGCTGTCGGCCGACGCCCACCACATGGCCGCGCCGGACCCGTCCGGCGGCGGGGTCGCCCTCGCGCTCCGGCGCGCGGTGCGGGACGCGGGCGGCCACGCCGTCGACGTCGTGCACGTCAACGCGCACGCCACCGCCACCACCGAGGGCGATCTCGCCGAGGCGACCGCGGTGCGGGCCGTGCTGGGCGGGGACGTTCCGGTGACCGCGCTCAAGGGGCACCTCGGGCATCTGCAGGGCGCGGCGGGCGGGGTCGAGGCGGTCGCCACCGTCCTCACGCTCCACCACGGGCTCATCCCGCCGACCATCGGGTGCGAGGAGCAGGACGAGGCCATCGGGCTGGACGTGGTGACCGAGTCCCCGCGGTCCCTGCTCGCACGGGGCGACCTGGCGCTCAGCAACTCGTTCGGGTTCGGCGGCCACAACGCGGTGCTGGCGCTGCGCCGCACGGCCTGAGCGGAGCGACGCGGGCTCCGTGCGCGGGTGGCACCGCTCGCGCGCGGACGGCCCTCATCGCCGACAACGGCGGCCCGGCGGACGGGTTCGCCCACCGGTGGCAGCGGACGTGCACATCCCACCCTGCAGATCCCACCTTGCACATCCCGACGTGCACATCCCAGCGAATCCATCGCGGTAGTACGCCGGCCCGGGCCCCGCCCCGACCGGACACCTCCGGGGCTGCCCCGGAGCCCGGGCGCCTCCGCGCGGAGCCCTACGCCGACGCCTTCTTCCTCGCCGCGGTCGTCTTCTTCGCCGACGTCTTCTTCGCGGCGGCGGTCTTCTTGGCCGCCGTCCGGGAGCCCGTCGAGCTCCCGGAGGACTTGGCCGAGCTGCCCGTGGAAGTCTTGGCCGCCGTCTTGGTGGTCGACTTGGTGGTCGACTTCCGGGCCGGGGTCTTCTTCGTCGCGGCCTTCGCTGCGGTCTTCGCCGCGGTCTTCTTTGCCGTCGTCTTCTTCGCCGTGGACGTCGACTTCTTGCCGCCGACCTCCTTGGGTGCCGTACGGGCCGACCTGCGGCTTCCCGACCTGCCGGCCGGCAGCGGGTGCACCTCGGCGTCCCCGTCGCCCTCGCCGTCCGCGTCCCGGGACTGCTTGGCGGCGCTCACGCTCTTCTCCAGGGCGGCCATCAGGTCGAGCACCTTGCCGCCGTCCTTCTCCGCGGGGGCCGCCGGAGCCTCGTGGCCCTCGGCCTTGGCGGTGATGAGTTCCTCGACGGCCTCGCGGTAGTCGTCGTGCAGGGTGTCGAGGTCGACCCCGCCGAGCGTGTCCATCAGGGCGTCGGCCAGGTCGAGTTCCTTGTCGCGGACGGTGACGCCGTCGTCCGGGGCCACGTCGTCGGTCGCGCGGATCTCGTCCGGCCAGAGCAGGCCGTGCATGGCGATCACGTCGTCGACGACGCGCAGCATGCCGAGCCGCTCGCGGCCGCGCAGCGCGAACTTGGCCACGGCCACCTTCTTGCTGCGCTTGAGGGCCTCGCGGAGCAGGACGTACGGCTTGGTCGCCGGGACGCCGTTCGCGGAGAGGTAGTACGCCGTGTCCATCTGGAGCGGGTCGATGCGGTCGGCCGGCACGAAGGCCACGATCTCGATCGTCCGGGCGGTCGGCAGGGGCAGGGCGGCGAGGTCCTCGTCCGTGATCGGGATCAGGGTGCCGTCGGCCTCCTCGTAGGCCTTGCCGATCTCCGAGGTCTCGACCTCGGTGTCCTCCAGCTCGCACACCTTGCGGTAGCGGATGCGGCCGCCGTCGTCGAGGTGGATCTGGCGGAAGGAGATCGAGTGGCTCTCCGTGGCGTTCATGAGCTTGATGGGGATGCTGACCAGGCCGAAGGAGATCGCGCCGTTCCATATGGATCGCACGTGCCGCACCCTTCCGATCACCGTGAGCCGTTTTTGTGCCGTTTTCGTGGGATTCTCATCGTATGACGCCGATCACGGAGGTGGAGGGGCGAAGGCTCACGCTGAGCAACCTGGAGAAGGTGCTGTATCCGGCCACCGGGTTCACCAAGGGCGAGGTGCTGCACTACTACGCCACGGTGGCGGACGTGCTTCTCCCCCACCTGCGCGACCGGCCCGTCTCCTTTCTGCGCTATCCCGACGGACCCGACGGGCAGGTGTTCTTCACCAAGAACGTGCCGCCCGGTACGCCCGGCTGGGTCAGGACCGCCGAGGTGCCCCGCACCGAGGGGCCGGCCCGCATGGTCCTCCTCCAGGACCTGGCGTCGCTGATGTGGGCGGCGAACCTCGTGACGGAGTTCCACACGCCGCAGTGGACGATCGGTACGCCCGGGGTCGCCGACCGGATCGTGTTCGACCTCGACCCGGGGGCGCCGGCGTCGGTCGTGGACTGCTGCGAGGTCGCGCTGTGGCTGCGCGAGCGGCTGGCCGCGGACGGGTTCGAGGCGTACGCGAAGTCGTCCGGGTCGAAGGGGCTGCACCTGCTGGCCGCCGTCGCGCCGACGCCGTCCGACGAGGTCAGCGACTACGCGAAGGATCTGGCCGTGGAGGCGGAGAAGGCACTGCCCCGGCTGGTCGTGCACCGGATGACGAAGAGCCTGCGGCCCGGCAAGGTGTTCGTCGACTGGAGTCAGAACGCGGGCCGGAAGACGACGGCCACGCCCTACACGCTGCGGGCGCGGGACGAGCCGACGGTGTCGGCACCCGTGACCTGGGACGAGGTCGAGGAGTGCCGGAAGCCGGCGGCCCTGGTGTTCCGGGCGCAGGATGTCACGGAGCGCGTGGCACGGTTCGGCGACCTGATGGCACCGCTGCTCGACCCGGAGCACAGGCACCCGCTGCCCTGAGCGGAAGTGGTGGCCGCAGCGGCAGCAGCGGCAGCAACGGGAACGGGAGCGGCGGCGACAGCGGCCTCGGCCTCGGCCTCGGCCTCGGGGGCCCGGCCCGCCTCCGCCCCGCTCACACCCGCAGCCAGGTGTGACGGTCCCGGGCCATCGCGTGCAGCGCCTCCACGTCGGCCGGTTTGAGGACCCCGCCGACCCGGGCGAGACCGGCCAGGTCGGTGGCGCGCAGGACGCGGATCCGCCGCGGTGGGGCCAGGACGTCGAGCCGGCCCGCGTCGACCACCGCGAGGACGGCGTGGACCTGGGCGGTCAGGGCGTGCGAGGCGCGGTCGGCGTCCGCGCGGACGCGGCGGAGCAGCGGCTGGGGTTCGCCGCGGCCGACGGTGACCATCGGGTCGGCGACCAGGACGCGTCGTCCACGGGCGTGCAGGGCACGCACGCAGAAGAGTCCGGCGGGCCCGACGACCAGGTGGTGGACGCGGTCGCCGCCCGGCAGCGGGAGCGAGTGCAGGGTGTGCCAGCCGCCGCCTTCCAGGGAGTCCAGGGCCGCGCCGACGGCCTGTTCGGCCGCGAGTGCCCGGCGGCGCGGGTCGGGGCGCAGGCGGTGCGGCGGGCCGGGGTCGCGGTCGAGGTCGACGACCAGGGCCTCGCCGGGCCGGTTCGGCGCGAGGTCGTCGTCCGGGTGGAGGGTCAGCCGGGCCAGCTCGGCCGGGGTCGGGACAGGGGGCGGGCCGACCGTCACGGGGCCGGTGAGGAAGGGGCCCAGTGCGTGCAGGACGTCGTCGCGGCGGTCCTCGCTGAGCAGGTTGACCCGGGCCGCCTCACGGTCGTACCAGGCGACGTTCCTTCCGTCGGTCCCGCACACGTACAGGCGGTCCTGTCCGTGGCGCCGGGCCGGTACGACGCGCAGTCGGTTCATGCCCATCACCCCCGTCCATGGGAACAGGCGGGGTGCTCCAGGGACAAGAACCCGGTTACCTTTGAGGGGAGTTGGGGGAGTTGGGTGGGAGGCGCCGTTGCGGGGTCGCAGAAAGCATCCGGATGTTCCGGCTCCGGACAGCCCGTGGAGCGAGATCGTGCCGGGGCTGTGGATGGGCGGGCACCAGTTCGCGGGACGGGCCGGACCGGCCGAGGCCGTGGTCGTACGGGACGAGTTCGACCTGGTCCTGACGCTGTTGCGGCTGCCGGGGCACGGGCCCGACCCGGGCGTCGAGCACCATGTGTGGGCGATACCCGACGGGCCGCTGGACGGGACGCAGCTGACGGGAGTCATGCGGCTCGCGCGGGCGGCGGACGACGCGCTGGAGGACGGGCGGCGGGTGCTGGTCCGCTGCTATCACGGGTACAACCGGTCGGGGCTGGTCGTCGCGCACGCGCTCGTCCTCGCCGGGCACTCCGCCGACGACGCGATCCGGCTGATCAGGGCCCGGCGCTCGCCGTGGGCGTTGCACAACCAGCTCTTCGTGGAGTACCTGCGGGCCGGGCTCACCACGGCGCGGCTTCTCGAGGAGCTCGCGGAGTAGCGGCGCTCACGGGATCGGCGGTGCGCCCGGGGCGGGCGGCGGGCCGTCGCGGGGATCCGCCCGTCGACGGCGCAGGGGTGCCTCGGGGCCCGGGTGAACAAAAAGGACTTCCGTATGAATAAGGTGTACGGGGCGACCGGCCGTCCCGGGTCGTGCCCGGACGTCCGGGGCGGGTCCGTCGAGGACGGCCGCCGCCCCGACGGCAGCATTCTCTTCGTCGGCCAGGTGGGGCAGCGGCGCGCCCGCGCCCCCGGACGGTCGGCCCGGACGCAGGAGCGCAGTGATCGACAGCCGCCTCGCGCGTACGGCCTCCGGGCCGGCGCGTGCCGTTCTCGGGACCGCGGTCACCGTCGTGCTGGCGGTCGCCCTGACGGCCTGCGGGGACTCCGGGGACCTGCGCGGCGCGGGTGCGACACCGACCGCCGTGGGTCCGAGCAGGCTGTGGCCGCAGCTCGCGCCCGCCTCGACGCCCGCGATCGACTACGGGGAGGCGGACACCGAGACCGTCAAGGGCGTCACCGCGCCCGGTGACGACATCCACAAGGTCGATCCGGTCGCCGTGGTGCGCGCCGAGGTGGCCGCCCATCCGGACGACTACACCGGACCGCACGCGCCGTACGCGGAGACCGTCAAGCAGCTCGACGACTGCGGTGAGCGCGGGGCGCAGGGGAAGAAGTGCCCGATCCTCCAGGCGTACTACCGCGACCTGACCGGGGACGGCAAGGACGACCTGGTGCTCGGCATCCGCTTCCCGAAGGACCAGCTGGCGGTACGCGTCTACACGTTCCTGCACCACAGGCTGGTGGAGGTCATGGGGACCTCGGACAGCGTGGTCAGCGTGGAGCTGGCCGGCCGGGACGTGATCATCCGGTCGCCGTCGACGCTGCCCGGCTACGAGTTCCGTACGGTCTGGTCCTGGGATCCGCACCAGAACGCGATGCTGGCGACGCGCGACGAGATCCTGCGGGTCGGCCCGCCGACGCCGCGGGGCTCGCACGCCCCGCCGCCGCCCCTCGTCCCCTCCCCCGCGCACTCCCCCGGGCCCTCCCCGTCGGCCTCGCCGTCCGCGAGTCCGGCCGTGGGTCCGTCCGCGAGCGGTTCATGAGCCCCCGGCTGCGGCTGCCGGACTGGACGGCCACGCTGACGTGGAAGGCGGCCGCGTTCATCGCGGTGATGTGCTGCGGGCTCGCCGCCCTGCTCGGTGTCCTCGTGCACGTGTCCGTGACCGACCAGACCGTGGGCGAGGCACGGAACCGCGCGCTCGACCGGCTCACGGACGTCACGGCGGCCTACGAGGCCGGCGACCGGCTGCCACCGGGCGCCGCCGTGGACCCGCCCGGGCTGCCGGCGCGGCTGCGTGAGCTGGCGGTCGCGGGCCGGCGCGGCTCGATGGTCGGCGAGCACGACACGCACCCGACGATGTGGGCCGCCGGGCCCGCCGACGGCGGCCGGGCGCTGGCCGTGCAGTACGACTACGCCCAGGGCGCGCACACCATCGACGCCCTGGACCGGGCGATCGTGTGGTCGTCGGCGCTGGCGATCGGGGCGACCTTGCTGGTCGGCGCGTTCGCGGTGACGCGGGTGACGCGGCGGCTGCACGCGACGGCCCGGGTGGCACGGCGGATCAGCGCGGGCGACCTGGACGCGCGGGTCGACGACCGGCGGGCGCAGAATCCGCGGCGGGCGCAGGACGAGGTGGCGGCGGTGGCGGGCGCGCTCGACACGATGGCGTCGTCGTTGCAGCGCAAGCTGCTGAGCGAGCAGCGGTTCACCGCGGACGTGGCGCACGAGTTGCGGACGCCGCTGACCGGGCTGCACGCGGCGGCCGAGCTGCTGCCGCCGGGGCGGCCGACGGAGCTGGTGCTCGACCGGGTGGCGACGCTGCGCACCCTCACCGAGGACCTTTTGGAGATCTCGCGGCTCGACGCCCGCAGGGAGCGTCTGGAGCTGGACTCGGAGCCGCTCGTCCCGCTGGCCGAGCGGGTCGTGCGGGCGTCGGGGACGGACACCGAGGTGCGCGTGGTGCGGGCGACGCGGGTGGAGACGGACCGGCGGCGGCTGGAGCGGGTGCTGGGGAATCTGGTGGCGAACGCGCACAAGCACGGCGCGGGGCCGGTGGTGCTGACGGTCGACGGGCCGGTCGTGACGGTCCGGGATCACGGCGAGGGCTATCCGGGCTACCTCGTGGAGCACGGGCCGCAGCGTTTCCGTACCGAGGGCGGCGCGACGGGTCACGGGCTCGGGCTGACCATCGCGCTCGGCCAGGCGGAGGTCCTGGGGGCGCGTCTGGAGTTCGCGAACGCGCCGGACGGGGGTGCGGTGGCGACGCTGACGCTCCCTCAGGACGGGCAGGGAGAGCCCGGCGTCCCCGATGGCGGAGTGTGACCTGCGGCCCCCGGCTCCCCCTCCTAATGTGGCGATTAGTCAGCTTCGCCCCCTTTCTGGAGGAGCACCCCATGTCCCTGCGGTCCACGCACACCCGAATCGCCATAGCTCTCGCCGCCGGCAGCATGGTCGCGCTCACGGCGGCCGGCCCCGCCCTCGCCGACGGAGAGGGCGGCTTCGCGAACAACAGCAACAGCAACAGCAGTGGCACCGGCAGCCACGAGTGGACCAACAACAGTGAGGGTGCCGGTGCCGGCAACGGCGACGGCCGCGAGTCGAACAACGGCGGTGGCGGCGGTGGCCGCGAGACCGCCAACGGGCGCGGTGACGGCCGTCAGGACAACCCGCGCCAGTACAAGGGCCGGATCACCGCGCGCGGCGGTCTCGCCCTGCGCAGCGCGCCCAACCGCGGCAGTCAGCTGATCCGGGTCGCACGGCAGGGCGAGATCGTCTCGATCTACTGCAAGACCCCGGGCCAGAAGGTCGACGGCAACCCGCTCTGGTACCTCCTCACCGACGGCACCTGGGCCTGGGGCGCCGCCCGCTACATCGACAACATCGGTGCGGCACCTCGCTGGTGCTGACGGCCCGGCACCCGCACAGGTGAACCGGAACGGCCGGTTTGTCAGTTCATAACGGGACATCAGGTCGGCCACTTGCTACGTTCCGGACATGACCCAGCCCGGAATGTCCGGAACGGCCGTGGCGGTGGAACCGGCCCCTCCCGCTGTACGCCTGCCCAGGCGCCGTGGCGTCGAGTTCACCCTCATCGTCCTCGCGGTCCTGCTCAGCGTGTACGGATACTGCGCTGTCGGTCTCGCCAAGAACGGCACCGTCCCGCCCGGCGCCGCCGGTTACGGCGCCGGGCTCGGTGTGCTCGCGCTCCTCGCCCATGTGACCGTGCGGCTGCGGGCCCCGTACGCCGATCCGCTGCTGCTGCCCATCGGCGTCCTCCTCAACGGCCTGGGCCTGGTGCTGATCTACCGGCTGGACCTGGAGACCCCGGACGACCAGGCGGCGCCGATCCAGCTCGTCTGGTCGACGCTCGGTGTCACGTTCTTCATCGTGGCCGTGTTCTTTCTGCGCGATCACCGGGTCCTGCAGCGCTACACCTACGTCTCGGTGGTCAGCGCGCTCGCCCTGCTCGTCCTGCCTATCTTCTTCCCGGCGGTGAACGGCGCCCGCATCTGGATCCGGATCGCCGGGTTCTCCATCCAGCCGGGCGAGTTCGCGAAGGTGCTGCTCGCGGTGTTCTTCGCCGGCTACCTCGCCGCCAACCGCAACGCGCTCGCGTACAGCGGCCGGCAGATCTGGCGGTTCCGGCGGCTTCAGCTGCCCACCGGCCGGGTGCTCGGCCCGATCGTGGCGATCTGGCTGCTGAGCGTGGTGGTACTGATCCTGGAGCGGGACCTCGGGACCTCGCTGCTGTTCTTCGGCCTGTTCGTGATCATGCTGTACGTCGCCACCGGCCGGACCGGCTGGATCGCGGTCGGGCTCCTGCTGGCCTCCGTGGGCGCGGTGGCGGTCGGCCGGCTGGAGCCGCACGTGCACAGCCGGGTGGAGGACTGGCTGGACCCCTTCGCCTCGATCACCGCGGGCGACGGCCCCAACCAGCTGGCCCAGTCCCTGTTCGCGTTCGCCTCCGGCGGGCTGCTCGGCACCGGCCTCGGGCTCGGGCACTCGATCCTCATCGGCTTCGCCGCCAAGTCCGACTTCATCCTCGCGACCGCGGGCGAGGAGACGGGGCTGGTCGGCCTGTCCGCGATCTTCCTGCTCTACGCGCTCCTCGTGGAACGCGGCTACCGCGCCGGACTGTCGGTGCGCGATCCCTTCGGACGGCTCCTCGCCATCGGGCTCGCCTCGATCGTGGCCCTCCAGGTCTTCGTGATCGCGGGCGGGGTGACCGGCCTGATCCCGCTGACCGGCATGGCGATGCCCTTCCTGGCCCAGGGCGGCTCCTCGGTCGTCACCAACTGGATCATCGTGGCGCTGCTGATCCGGATCAGCGACAGCGCCCGCGGTCAGTACGACGGGACGGAGACACCATGACGAAGTACATCCGGCGGGCCGTCGGGCTGTGCGCCGTGCTGCTGGTGGCGCTGCTGGTCAACGCCGCCCGCGTCCAGGTCGTCCAGGCCCCGTCGTACGACGGCAACCCGGCCAACCGCCGTCAGGCGATCGCCCGTTACGGCCAGCCGCGCGGCGACATCGTCGTCGACGGCAGGACGGTCACCGGCTCCAAGGACACCGGCGAGCAGCTCCGCTACGAACGCACCTACCGGGACGGCCCGTTGTTCGCGCCGGTCACCGGGTTCGCCTCCCAGGTGTACGGGACGACGCTGCTGGAGGGCACGGAGGACGGCGTGCTGTCCGGCGCCGACCCGATGCTCGACCCGTTCCCGCTGTGGAACGACTTCACGCGGGCCCGGAACCCGGGCGGCAAGGTGGTCACCACCCTCAACGGGGCGGCGCAGCGGGCGGCGTTCGAGGGGCTCGGTGCGCGCCGGGGCGCGGTCGCGGCGATCGAGCCGTCCACCGGCCGGATCCTGGCACTGGTCTCGACCCCGTCGTACGACCCCGGGGTGCTGTCCGGGACGGGGCCGGCGGTCTCGAAGGCGTGGGCGCGGCTGAACGCGGAGGACGACAGGCCGATGCTCAACCGGGCCATTCGGCAGACGTATCCGCCGGGGTCGACGTTCAAGGTGGTGACCGCGGCGGCGGCGCTGGACGCAGGGGTGGTGGACGACGTGGACGCGCCGAGCGACTCACCGAACCCGTACCGGCTGCCCGGGACGACGACGCGGCTGACGAACGAGATCGAGGGCTGCGAGGACGCGTCGCTGCGGTACGCGTTCACCTGGTCGTGCAACACGGTGTTCGCCAAGCTGGGGGTGGATGTCGGGCTCGACACGATGACGCACACGGCGGCGGACTTCGGCTTCAACGACCGCAAGCTGCGCATCCCCTTCGCGGTGGCGCCGAGCAATTTCGATCTGCGGCTGGACAAGGCGCAGTTGGCGCTGTCGTCGATCGGCCAGTTCGACACCCGGGCGACCCCGCTCCAGATGGCGATGATCTCGGCGGCCGTCGCGGGGGACGGCACGGTCCGCAGGCCGTACCTGGTGGAGCGGACGACCCGGCGTGGCGGCGGCACCCTGGGCACGACGGGCCCGCGGACCCTCCATCAGGCGATGAGCGCGTCGACCGCGCAGCAGATGCGCGCGTTGATGACCGACGTGGTGGAGGAGGGCACGGGGAAGGTGGCGGCCCTGCCCGGTGCCACCGTCGGCGGCAAGACCGGCACCGCGCAGCACGGCGTCGGCAACGCGGGAACCCCGTACGCGTGGTTCATCTCCTGGGCCCGGCCCGACGACTCGATGGAGCCGGCGGTGGCGGTGGCGGTCGTCGTCGAGGACGCGGCGGCGAACCGCGGGGACATCAGCGGCGGTGGGTTCGCGGGTCCGATCGCCCGGTCGGTGATGGAGGCGGTGCTGGACACGCGGGACCGCGGGGACCGGTGAACCGGGGCCGGCGGGGACCGGTGAACCGGGGCGCGGCTCCGACGGGGCGCCCCCTGCTCTCTCGTCCTGTGAGACGTGGGTGTGACAGCCCTTCGGGGCGGCCTACCGTTCGCCCATGACCTTGCCGACAGACGCGCACGAACTCGCCCAAGTGAACATAGCCCGTCTCAAAGCCCCGCTGGACTCACCGCAGTTGAAGGACTTCGTCGACGGTCTCGACCCGGTGAACGCCGTCGCGGACGCGGCCGACGGTTTCGTGTGGCGGTTGCAGAGCGACTCCGGGAACGCGACCGACGTTCCCGTGCTCGGGGACGACCGGTTGATCATCAACCTGTCCGTCTGGCGCGACCCGGATGCCCTGACGGCGTTCATGTACCGGGGGCGGCACCGCGAACTGCTGTCCCGTCGGCACGACTGGTTCGAGCGGGTCGCGGAGGCGATGACCACGCTGTGGTGGGTTCCGGCAGGGCACCGACCGACGGTCCAGGAGGCCGAGTCGCGCCTGCTGCACCTGCGGGAACACGGTCCCACACAGCACGCGTTCACGCTGCGGACGTCCTTCCCGCCGGTGGCCCCGACCGGGGTCTAGAGACCCCCGGGCACGAGTTCCCTGCGGCGCAGCCAGTCGTCGGAGACGTCGTCGACACCGGTGCGGGCGCCCACGACGCCGCCGGTGATGGCGCAGGTGGTGTCGACGTCGCCGAAGCCCTCGGCGGTGCTCCACAGGGCCTCGGTCAGGTCGGTGGCGTGCCGGGCGGCGCACCAGAGGGCGAAGGGGACGGTGTCGTCGGCGCGGATCCGCTGACCGTTGCCGAGGATGTCGGAGGCCTTCCAGGGCGGGGTGCCGAACGGGAGCGCGGCCGCCTTCTCGACACCGTCGCGTACGGCGCTCGGCGGGGTCGCGGCGGCGACGGCGCCCAGGTCGAGGCGGCCGGTCGCGGACAGTGCCGCCGCGGTGGCGACCGCGACCGCGCCCGCGACGCCCTCCGGGTGGGCGTGCGTCACCTCGGCGGACAGCGCGGCCTGTTCGGCGACGGCCGGCAGGCTGGTGTGGAACCAGGCTCCCAGCGGGGCGACCCGCATGGCCGCGCCGTTGCCGAGGCTGCCCTCGCCGCCGAACAGGGCGCGCGCC
The window above is part of the Streptomyces sp. NBC_01428 genome. Proteins encoded here:
- the ku gene encoding non-homologous end joining protein Ku produces the protein MRSIWNGAISFGLVSIPIKLMNATESHSISFRQIHLDDGGRIRYRKVCELEDTEVETSEIGKAYEEADGTLIPITDEDLAALPLPTARTIEIVAFVPADRIDPLQMDTAYYLSANGVPATKPYVLLREALKRSKKVAVAKFALRGRERLGMLRVVDDVIAMHGLLWPDEIRATDDVAPDDGVTVRDKELDLADALMDTLGGVDLDTLHDDYREAVEELITAKAEGHEAPAAPAEKDGGKVLDLMAALEKSVSAAKQSRDADGEGDGDAEVHPLPAGRSGSRRSARTAPKEVGGKKSTSTAKKTTAKKTAAKTAAKAATKKTPARKSTTKSTTKTAAKTSTGSSAKSSGSSTGSRTAAKKTAAAKKTSAKKTTAARKKASA
- the ligD gene encoding non-homologous end-joining DNA ligase, with product MTPITEVEGRRLTLSNLEKVLYPATGFTKGEVLHYYATVADVLLPHLRDRPVSFLRYPDGPDGQVFFTKNVPPGTPGWVRTAEVPRTEGPARMVLLQDLASLMWAANLVTEFHTPQWTIGTPGVADRIVFDLDPGAPASVVDCCEVALWLRERLAADGFEAYAKSSGSKGLHLLAAVAPTPSDEVSDYAKDLAVEAEKALPRLVVHRMTKSLRPGKVFVDWSQNAGRKTTATPYTLRARDEPTVSAPVTWDEVEECRKPAALVFRAQDVTERVARFGDLMAPLLDPEHRHPLP
- a CDS encoding nuclease-related domain-containing protein, whose translation is MNRLRVVPARRHGQDRLYVCGTDGRNVAWYDREAARVNLLSEDRRDDVLHALGPFLTGPVTVGPPPVPTPAELARLTLHPDDDLAPNRPGEALVVDLDRDPGPPHRLRPDPRRRALAAEQAVGAALDSLEGGGWHTLHSLPLPGGDRVHHLVVGPAGLFCVRALHARGRRVLVADPMVTVGRGEPQPLLRRVRADADRASHALTAQVHAVLAVVDAGRLDVLAPPRRIRVLRATDLAGLARVGGVLKPADVEALHAMARDRHTWLRV
- a CDS encoding protein-tyrosine phosphatase family protein; the protein is MRGRRKHPDVPAPDSPWSEIVPGLWMGGHQFAGRAGPAEAVVVRDEFDLVLTLLRLPGHGPDPGVEHHVWAIPDGPLDGTQLTGVMRLARAADDALEDGRRVLVRCYHGYNRSGLVVAHALVLAGHSADDAIRLIRARRSPWALHNQLFVEYLRAGLTTARLLEELAE
- a CDS encoding sensor histidine kinase, whose translation is MSPRLRLPDWTATLTWKAAAFIAVMCCGLAALLGVLVHVSVTDQTVGEARNRALDRLTDVTAAYEAGDRLPPGAAVDPPGLPARLRELAVAGRRGSMVGEHDTHPTMWAAGPADGGRALAVQYDYAQGAHTIDALDRAIVWSSALAIGATLLVGAFAVTRVTRRLHATARVARRISAGDLDARVDDRRAQNPRRAQDEVAAVAGALDTMASSLQRKLLSEQRFTADVAHELRTPLTGLHAAAELLPPGRPTELVLDRVATLRTLTEDLLEISRLDARRERLELDSEPLVPLAERVVRASGTDTEVRVVRATRVETDRRRLERVLGNLVANAHKHGAGPVVLTVDGPVVTVRDHGEGYPGYLVEHGPQRFRTEGGATGHGLGLTIALGQAEVLGARLEFANAPDGGAVATLTLPQDGQGEPGVPDGGV
- a CDS encoding SH3 domain-containing protein — its product is MSLRSTHTRIAIALAAGSMVALTAAGPALADGEGGFANNSNSNSSGTGSHEWTNNSEGAGAGNGDGRESNNGGGGGGRETANGRGDGRQDNPRQYKGRITARGGLALRSAPNRGSQLIRVARQGEIVSIYCKTPGQKVDGNPLWYLLTDGTWAWGAARYIDNIGAAPRWC
- a CDS encoding FtsW/RodA/SpoVE family cell cycle protein, which codes for MTQPGMSGTAVAVEPAPPAVRLPRRRGVEFTLIVLAVLLSVYGYCAVGLAKNGTVPPGAAGYGAGLGVLALLAHVTVRLRAPYADPLLLPIGVLLNGLGLVLIYRLDLETPDDQAAPIQLVWSTLGVTFFIVAVFFLRDHRVLQRYTYVSVVSALALLVLPIFFPAVNGARIWIRIAGFSIQPGEFAKVLLAVFFAGYLAANRNALAYSGRQIWRFRRLQLPTGRVLGPIVAIWLLSVVVLILERDLGTSLLFFGLFVIMLYVATGRTGWIAVGLLLASVGAVAVGRLEPHVHSRVEDWLDPFASITAGDGPNQLAQSLFAFASGGLLGTGLGLGHSILIGFAAKSDFILATAGEETGLVGLSAIFLLYALLVERGYRAGLSVRDPFGRLLAIGLASIVALQVFVIAGGVTGLIPLTGMAMPFLAQGGSSVVTNWIIVALLIRISDSARGQYDGTETP
- a CDS encoding penicillin-binding transpeptidase domain-containing protein; translation: MTKYIRRAVGLCAVLLVALLVNAARVQVVQAPSYDGNPANRRQAIARYGQPRGDIVVDGRTVTGSKDTGEQLRYERTYRDGPLFAPVTGFASQVYGTTLLEGTEDGVLSGADPMLDPFPLWNDFTRARNPGGKVVTTLNGAAQRAAFEGLGARRGAVAAIEPSTGRILALVSTPSYDPGVLSGTGPAVSKAWARLNAEDDRPMLNRAIRQTYPPGSTFKVVTAAAALDAGVVDDVDAPSDSPNPYRLPGTTTRLTNEIEGCEDASLRYAFTWSCNTVFAKLGVDVGLDTMTHTAADFGFNDRKLRIPFAVAPSNFDLRLDKAQLALSSIGQFDTRATPLQMAMISAAVAGDGTVRRPYLVERTTRRGGGTLGTTGPRTLHQAMSASTAQQMRALMTDVVEEGTGKVAALPGATVGGKTGTAQHGVGNAGTPYAWFISWARPDDSMEPAVAVAVVVEDAAANRGDISGGGFAGPIARSVMEAVLDTRDRGDR
- a CDS encoding DUF3291 domain-containing protein; the encoded protein is MTLPTDAHELAQVNIARLKAPLDSPQLKDFVDGLDPVNAVADAADGFVWRLQSDSGNATDVPVLGDDRLIINLSVWRDPDALTAFMYRGRHRELLSRRHDWFERVAEAMTTLWWVPAGHRPTVQEAESRLLHLREHGPTQHAFTLRTSFPPVAPTGV
- a CDS encoding ADP-ribosylglycohydrolase family protein produces the protein MTPPIPADRSADRRAARRSLDGLALGDAFGERWFPLFRDRLQAYEEIRARRTPEEHTWHWTDDTAMALGILRVLDEHGEIRQAELAHAFALGYDADPARGYGYGMHELLPRLLREPHRWPELARALFGGEGSLGNGAAMRVAPLGAWFHTSLPAVAEQAALSAEVTHAHPEGVAGAVAVATAAALSATGRLDLGAVAAATPPSAVRDGVEKAAALPFGTPPWKASDILGNGQRIRADDTVPFALWCAARHATDLTEALWSTAEGFGDVDTTCAITGGVVGARTGVDDVSDDWLRRRELVPGGL